One region of Eretmochelys imbricata isolate rEreImb1 chromosome 2, rEreImb1.hap1, whole genome shotgun sequence genomic DNA includes:
- the ID4 gene encoding DNA-binding protein inhibitor ID-4 codes for MKAVSPVRHPSRKAQAGCCGGAGGGGGGGGGGGGGQLALRCLAEHGCKGAPSGEEPASLCLQCDMNDCYSRLRKLVPTIPPNKRVSKVEILQHVIDYILDLQLALETHPALLRQQQQQPPPLHPGSCPAATPRTPLTALNTDPAGAVNKQGDSILCR; via the exons ATGAAAGCGGTCAGCCCCGTCCGCCACCCCAGCAGGAAGGCACAGGCGGGCTGCTGCGGCGGCGctgggggaggcggcggcggaggaggaggcggcggagGCGGGCAGTTGGCTCTGCGCTGCCTGGCCGAGCACGGCTGCAAGGGGGCCCCGTCGGGCGAGGAGCCGGCGTCGCTGTGCCTGCAGTGCGATATGAATGACTGTTACAGCCGGCTCCGGAAGCTAGTGCCCACCATCCCGCCCAATAAGCGGGTCAGCAAAGTGGAGATCCTGCAGCATGTCATCGACTACATCCTCgacctgcagctggctctggagACGCACCCGGCTCTGCtcaggcagcagcaacagcagccacCCCCGCTGCACCCAGGGAGCTGTCCCGCAGCCACCCCCCGGACCCCGCTTACAGCCCTCAACACCGACCCG GCTGGCGCTGTTAACAAGCAGGGGGACAGTATTCTGTGCCGCTGA